A window of Streptomyces sp. NBC_01224 genomic DNA:
AGACCGGCTACACGCCGATGCAGTGGGTGATGCGCGCCCGCATCGACCTGGCCCGCGAACTGCTCGAGCGCTCGCAGCGCGGCGTCGAACAGATCGCCGCCGACATCGGGCTCGGCACCGGCGCGAACCTGCGCCTGCACTTCCAGCGCATCCTCGGCACCACACCGAGCGAGTACCGGCGCACCTTCACCCGGGGCGAGTAACCCGCCCGGCACCGCGTGGCGGGATCCTTTTGAACCGTGGCGATCCCGCCACTGTCAGCGGCGCTAGCCGCGGGCGAGCCTGGTGTGGAAGGGAAGGGACATCACTCATGACTCGCATCGCCATCAACGGATTCGGCCGCATCGGACGCAATGTGCTGCGCGCACTGCTGGAGCGCGACAGCGCCCTCGAGATCGTCGCCGTCAACGACCTGACGGAGCCCGCCACTCTCGCCCGGCTGCTCGCCTACGACAGCACGGCCGGCCGGCTCGGGCGCCCGGTGACCCCCGACGGGGACGCCCTCGTCGTTGACGGCCGTCGGATCACGGTGCTGGCCGAGCGCGAACCGGCGCAGCTGCCGTGGGCCGAACTCGGCGTCGACATCGTCCTGGAAGCCACCGGCCGCTTCACCTCGGCCAAGGCCGCCCGGGCCCACCTCGACGCGGGTACGAAGAAGGTACTCGTCAGCGCGCCGTCGGACGGCGCCGACGTCACGCTCGCTTTCGGGGTCAACACCGACGCCTACGACCCGGCCGTGCACACGATCGTCTCGAACGCCTCCTGCACCACCAACGCGCTCGCGCCGCTGGCCGCGGTCCTCGACGAACTCGCCGGTATCGAACACGGGTTCATGACGACGGTGCACGCCTACACACAGGAGCAGAACCTGCAGGACGGTCCGCACCGCGACGCCCGTCGCGCCCGAGCCGCCGGCGTCAACATCGTGCCGACCACGACCGGCGCCGCCAAGGCGATCGGCCTGGTGCTGCCGAACCTCGACGGCAAGCTTTCGGGCGACTCGATCCGCGTACCGGTGCCGGTGGGCTCGATCGTCGAACTCAACACGACCGTCGCCCGCGATGTGACGCGCGACGACGTGCTGGCGGCGTACCGCGCCGCAGCGGAGGGGCCGCTCGCCGGCATCCTCGAGTACTCGGACGACCCGCTCGTGTCGTCCGACATCACGGGCAATCCCGCCTCGTCGATCTTTGACTCGGCCCTCACCCGCGTCGACGGCCGCCACGTCAAGGTGGTCGCGTGGTACGACAACGAGTGGGGCTTCTCGAACCGCGTGATCGACACGCTCGAGTTCCTCGCCACCCGCTGACCGGACGCCGGGGTGGTGCCCCGCCTCCGGCGACCGCGCCGGCCAGCACTTTCTTTGGGCGCTCTGGTTGATCAGTCGGGCCAACCAGAGCGCTCAGTCACAGAAGCGGGTCCGCTCGGCTTCGGGGGGTGCGGGAGCGCCACGGTCGGTCAAGGCACTCTTCGAGCGTCGCCCCGCGATGGCCTACGGCCACCCCTGACAGTCCGCGACGCCCCTCGAATCTGGCGGCTATCAAACGGACCCGCTGCCCTGGTCAAGCTCACAACCAATTGGGGACGAAGAGCGGAGCCGGGGATTTTCAAGGAGCCCCAGCAACTCGTGCCAGCCGACGAGTCCATGTGCGCCATGCCGGATCGCGTGCTGGTCGTAGCCAGTCAGGAACGCGGTCAGCATGTGGAAGGAGGTCTTGCCGACGAACATGATGGAGGCGCTGGTGGCCGAGCGCTGCCCCGACCGGCCGGTACCACTGATGGCCGGTACTGCCGCGATCGGGGCGGTCGTGCATCTGCTGGCTGCCGCCATCGAGGAGGGCCGGGGCCTGTCCTCGATGAGCGGCATCCTGGCCGAAACCGCCTAGCGTCTGCTGCCGGCCTGACGGCCCGGCCTCACTTCAGGTGCCGGGCGAAGAACCGGTCTCCGTCGTCCACCTCGAACCACGGGGTGCCGGCGTGCCCGCCCATATTGGCGTGCAGCGTCTTCTCCTTGGTGCCGAAGGCGTCGAACAGGTCCAGGGCCAGCTGCCGGTCGTTCCCTTCGTCGTCCCACTGCAGCAGGAACTGCAGCGGAATGGCGACCTGCCGGGCCTCCTCGCGCTGGGCGCGGGGCACGAAACCCCCGGCGAAGAAACCGGCGGCCGAGATGCGTGGTTCGACCACCGCCAGCCGAATGCCGATGGCGGTCATCCCCGAGTACCCGACCGGGCCGCCGATCTCGGGCAGCGAAAGGAGGGCGTCCAGGGTGGTCCGCCATTCCGGGACCGCCTTTTCGACCAGCGGGACGATGAAGGACTCGAAGATCTCATCGACCGGCTCGCCGGCCGCCATCGCCCGGCGGAGGTCGGCGCGGGCCTGCTCATCGACGGCGGAACGGGGCCGGTCGCCGTGCCCGGGGTGGTCGATGGCGGCCACCGCGTAGCCGTACTCCGCCGCGGAGTGCCGGGCCCGGGCCACCAGCCGCGATTCCCGCTTGTGCAAGCCGCCGTTGTGGCCGATCAGGATCAGCGGGGCAGGTGCGGATCCAGACGTCCACAGGATGCCGGGGATCTCGCCGAGGGTGAATTCGCGTTCGAGGACGCCGTCGTCGAGGCGCTGTTCGGAAGTGAATTGCATGGTCGTGCCTTTCGGGAGTGCTCTTGAACGGCGCTCCCGGACGACCTATCGTCCGACCGTGACCCCGGAGGGGAGCACCCATGTCGATACTGCGTTCACGGGTACCACCTCCTCGTTCTCTCGCACGGCCTCCGGAAAACTAG
This region includes:
- the gap gene encoding type I glyceraldehyde-3-phosphate dehydrogenase; this translates as MTRIAINGFGRIGRNVLRALLERDSALEIVAVNDLTEPATLARLLAYDSTAGRLGRPVTPDGDALVVDGRRITVLAEREPAQLPWAELGVDIVLEATGRFTSAKAARAHLDAGTKKVLVSAPSDGADVTLAFGVNTDAYDPAVHTIVSNASCTTNALAPLAAVLDELAGIEHGFMTTVHAYTQEQNLQDGPHRDARRARAAGVNIVPTTTGAAKAIGLVLPNLDGKLSGDSIRVPVPVGSIVELNTTVARDVTRDDVLAAYRAAAEGPLAGILEYSDDPLVSSDITGNPASSIFDSALTRVDGRHVKVVAWYDNEWGFSNRVIDTLEFLATR
- a CDS encoding alpha/beta hydrolase, whose translation is MQFTSEQRLDDGVLEREFTLGEIPGILWTSGSAPAPLILIGHNGGLHKRESRLVARARHSAAEYGYAVAAIDHPGHGDRPRSAVDEQARADLRRAMAAGEPVDEIFESFIVPLVEKAVPEWRTTLDALLSLPEIGGPVGYSGMTAIGIRLAVVEPRISAAGFFAGGFVPRAQREEARQVAIPLQFLLQWDDEGNDRQLALDLFDAFGTKEKTLHANMGGHAGTPWFEVDDGDRFFARHLK